A window from Chitinophaga filiformis encodes these proteins:
- a CDS encoding S8 family peptidase produces MRTPYFLMVGLIVILSTSCRKTTTLPFTPPPPNPQEIIPKSAINAFVHQQLETHGYFDWKMASDTMVWSALLHGDSILSVGYSTTSGAAGILQLIGEKEGITARQDQRTSTGDKLRFLNVRVSHFETVKALRASPIVRYAEPIGYGAFMRDISPRDAAAASDILASGCGYNSAKTDLVAGVDYTATSPAAKLSWNYPYHRVEQAWQRATGQHIKVMIIDTGVSPQQENLGSAFNQGWSAGRTLQKVGTYYNGSPDDPCGHGTSMAGVLAGPRGTDGNTAGIAYNCDLITVHAAENVVLLSTDAINGVTNAYVLGADDPAVKIISMSMGTIFSSGQIKDALSYAYSKGKLMFCAAGTSTSFFASFVGVIFPANQPQVVAVTGMKDNLKDRCDDCHTGSKVDFAIVMQKSSTGRNPLSIAMSGDVPSTVGGSSVATASCSAIAALVWSKYPAYPRDSIIARMARASSFANNRSSKFGWGIINADAAVGL; encoded by the coding sequence ATGAGAACCCCTTATTTTCTAATGGTGGGCCTAATCGTTATTCTGTCCACTTCCTGCCGGAAAACAACGACCCTTCCATTCACACCTCCACCGCCCAACCCACAGGAAATTATCCCCAAGTCGGCTATCAATGCATTCGTGCACCAGCAGCTGGAAACACATGGTTATTTTGATTGGAAAATGGCCAGCGATACCATGGTCTGGAGCGCATTGCTTCACGGGGATAGTATTTTATCCGTAGGGTATTCCACGACATCCGGCGCAGCCGGTATATTACAACTGATCGGGGAAAAGGAAGGCATTACTGCGAGACAGGACCAGCGCACTTCCACTGGCGACAAACTACGTTTCCTGAACGTACGTGTCAGTCATTTTGAAACCGTAAAGGCATTGCGCGCTTCTCCCATTGTGCGTTATGCAGAACCCATCGGGTATGGCGCATTTATGCGGGATATAAGCCCGAGAGACGCTGCGGCAGCCTCAGACATCCTCGCCTCCGGTTGCGGCTATAATTCGGCTAAAACAGACCTTGTAGCCGGGGTTGACTATACCGCGACCTCCCCCGCCGCAAAACTGTCCTGGAACTACCCCTATCACCGGGTAGAACAGGCCTGGCAGCGGGCCACCGGACAGCATATCAAAGTCATGATCATTGATACAGGTGTGAGTCCGCAGCAGGAGAACCTGGGCAGTGCCTTCAACCAGGGCTGGTCTGCCGGCAGGACCCTCCAAAAGGTGGGCACTTACTACAATGGTAGCCCTGACGATCCCTGCGGGCATGGTACCAGCATGGCCGGTGTACTGGCGGGGCCCCGGGGTACCGATGGCAATACAGCCGGGATTGCCTATAACTGTGACCTTATCACAGTGCATGCAGCGGAGAATGTAGTGCTGCTCTCCACGGATGCCATCAATGGCGTTACCAATGCCTATGTGCTGGGCGCTGACGATCCGGCCGTAAAGATCATCAGTATGAGCATGGGGACTATCTTCAGTTCCGGCCAGATCAAAGACGCGCTCAGTTATGCTTACAGTAAGGGCAAACTGATGTTCTGCGCGGCCGGTACTTCTACTTCATTCTTTGCCAGCTTTGTAGGCGTGATCTTCCCCGCCAATCAACCACAGGTGGTAGCGGTGACCGGTATGAAAGACAACCTGAAAGACAGGTGTGACGACTGCCATACCGGTAGCAAGGTGGATTTTGCTATCGTAATGCAAAAATCCTCTACCGGCAGGAATCCGCTCAGCATTGCCATGAGTGGGGATGTTCCTTCTACCGTAGGTGGTTCTTCTGTAGCAACAGCCAGCTGTTCTGCAATAGCGGCGCTTGTGTGGAGTAAGTATCCGGCCTATCCGCGTGATAGTATCATTGCGAGAATGGCCAGGGCCTCCAGCTTTGCCAACAACAGAAGCAGCAAATTCGGCTGGGGTATTATTAATGCGGATGCAGCAGTAGGCCTTTGA
- a CDS encoding LytR/AlgR family response regulator transcription factor, with amino-acid sequence MKIRCVITDDEPYARKGLQGYIGQIDFLELVTVCESAVELNTFLKQEQVDLLFLDIEMPYLSGIDLLKTLANPPKVIFTTAYEKYAVQGYELEVLDYLLKPVSFDRFLRAANKAFDYFSLQQQVKPQQEYFFVKVDNKLEKVVIADILFAEGMENYIVIYTKDKKLITHLTLKMLQERLPADKFVQPHKSYLVAVDKIDAIEGNTLGLSGYQVPVSRYQKEEIMQRILQDKILKR; translated from the coding sequence ATGAAGATCAGATGCGTCATCACGGATGATGAGCCCTATGCAAGAAAAGGATTACAAGGCTACATCGGACAGATAGATTTCCTGGAACTTGTAACCGTATGCGAAAGCGCTGTAGAGTTAAATACTTTCCTTAAACAGGAACAGGTAGACCTGTTATTCCTGGATATAGAAATGCCTTACCTCTCAGGCATTGACCTGCTGAAGACACTGGCTAATCCGCCGAAAGTGATCTTTACCACCGCTTACGAAAAGTATGCGGTGCAGGGGTATGAACTGGAGGTGTTGGATTACCTGCTGAAACCCGTTTCTTTCGACCGTTTTCTGCGTGCCGCTAATAAGGCTTTCGACTACTTCAGCCTGCAGCAGCAGGTGAAACCGCAGCAGGAATACTTTTTCGTCAAGGTAGACAACAAACTGGAAAAGGTAGTGATAGCAGACATTCTGTTTGCGGAGGGCATGGAGAACTACATCGTCATCTACACGAAAGATAAAAAGCTGATCACGCACCTTACGCTGAAAATGCTGCAGGAGCGGCTACCGGCCGATAAATTTGTCCAGCCACACAAGTCCTACCTCGTCGCTGTGGATAAGATAGATGCTATAGAAGGCAATACGCTTGGCCTTTCCGGTTACCAGGTACCAGTGTCCCGTTACCAGAAGGAAGAGATCATGCAACGCATCCTGCAGGACAAGATCCTCAAAAGATGA
- a CDS encoding sensor histidine kinase produces the protein MSNFRRYYFPALYGLVTYFSIRLLLDTVTGMRFWKRPLGLNLFEISCCIVFGYLLIGVHHYMYRYFDKHWADMDDYRKRVLKELGAITLMTVLFQNVIILPLAMFTDDGAQWYDVADINLIPLLYSLIYYGVSRSNTFLQAYVNNRVKLQEVMNNQLQAELKFLKSQLHPHFIFNALNTIYFQMDEDVNAAKKSVEQFSELLRYQLYDQQQTVSIRHEIQYLHSFINLQKVRASDKLVLNLRLSPDLYDQQVYPLLLFPLVENAFKYVGGEYWINITASLENKRIHFVVENAIPRITMPVKAGGIGLENLKRRLELLYPGKHTFEVNKTERTFRVALSIEPEPVVYQTIITEEDEDQMRHHG, from the coding sequence ATGAGTAATTTCCGTAGATATTATTTCCCGGCCCTTTATGGTCTTGTTACCTATTTCAGTATCCGGCTTTTGCTGGATACTGTTACTGGTATGCGGTTCTGGAAGAGACCCCTGGGATTGAACCTCTTTGAGATCAGCTGTTGCATCGTATTTGGTTATCTCCTGATAGGCGTTCATCATTACATGTATCGCTACTTTGACAAACATTGGGCAGACATGGACGATTACAGGAAGAGGGTATTGAAAGAACTTGGCGCCATCACCCTCATGACGGTCCTGTTCCAGAATGTTATTATTCTGCCCCTGGCTATGTTTACCGATGACGGCGCGCAATGGTATGACGTGGCGGATATTAACCTGATCCCGCTGTTGTATTCACTGATCTATTATGGCGTAAGCCGAAGCAATACTTTCCTGCAGGCTTATGTCAATAATAGGGTGAAGCTGCAGGAAGTAATGAATAACCAGCTACAGGCAGAACTGAAGTTCCTGAAGTCACAGTTGCATCCTCACTTTATCTTTAATGCACTGAATACTATCTATTTCCAGATGGATGAAGATGTCAATGCCGCCAAGAAAAGTGTGGAACAGTTCTCCGAACTGCTGCGTTACCAGTTGTACGACCAACAGCAAACAGTGTCGATCCGGCACGAGATACAATACCTGCACAGTTTTATCAACCTGCAGAAAGTAAGGGCCTCAGACAAACTGGTACTGAACCTCCGGTTGTCGCCCGATCTGTATGATCAGCAGGTATACCCCCTCTTGCTTTTCCCTCTCGTGGAAAATGCCTTCAAGTATGTAGGCGGAGAATATTGGATCAATATAACCGCTTCGCTGGAAAATAAGCGGATCCACTTTGTGGTGGAAAATGCCATCCCCAGGATCACCATGCCGGTGAAAGCCGGCGGTATAGGGCTGGAGAACCTGAAACGCCGCTTAGAACTTCTATACCCGGGAAAGCACACTTTTGAGGTCAATAAGACGGAGCGTACCTTCAGGGTAGCCTTATCCATAGAACCTGAACCTGTTGTATATCAGACCATAATAACTGAAGAAGATGAAGATCAGATGCGTCATCACGGATGA
- a CDS encoding acyltransferase family protein has translation MQTHTTTRQAYLDWLRILAIFGVLIFHSAMPFGAELEWHIRNKETSNLFLEMILWLHLFRMPLLFFISGTVSYFMLQSRTGGGFIGLRVRRLLIPVILGILVIVPPQVYLERVTQGFKGNFWQFYSQMFTTGAYPKGNLSWHHLWFVVYLLIYDIVFAPLFVWIISAKGAGFRSALQWLEKGKRVYLLTVPGIVLYAALARQYPETNDLVHDYCYFFYWLCFLLPGFICMAQPALMNSLENNRRTSFLVALLSIIAINYFRWNDRQPWDVLANWEHDPRTYAYIALKAICAWAWVLTAIGYGKKYLDKPHRSLNYLNQAVYPFYILHQTIIVILAYYVVQTTDTIGAKYLFIVITTFIISMGIYHLLIKPYPVCRFLFGMKPLAKAKEKKQQQAEKEAVEESSLLPVS, from the coding sequence ATGCAAACTCATACTACTACCAGACAGGCCTATCTCGACTGGCTGCGTATTCTGGCCATCTTTGGCGTATTGATCTTTCATTCTGCAATGCCTTTTGGAGCCGAACTGGAATGGCATATCCGGAATAAGGAAACCAGTAATCTATTCCTCGAAATGATACTTTGGTTGCACTTGTTCCGGATGCCGTTACTGTTCTTTATTTCCGGAACCGTCAGCTACTTCATGTTGCAAAGCCGTACAGGCGGCGGCTTTATCGGATTGCGCGTCAGAAGGTTGCTCATCCCAGTCATCCTTGGCATCCTTGTTATTGTTCCTCCGCAGGTCTATCTGGAACGCGTCACACAGGGTTTTAAAGGTAATTTCTGGCAATTTTACAGCCAGATGTTTACCACAGGCGCTTATCCCAAAGGTAACCTCAGCTGGCATCACCTGTGGTTTGTGGTCTACCTGCTGATCTACGATATCGTTTTTGCACCGTTGTTTGTTTGGATCATCTCTGCCAAAGGAGCTGGCTTCCGCAGCGCCCTGCAATGGCTGGAGAAGGGGAAAAGGGTATACCTGCTCACTGTGCCGGGCATTGTACTTTATGCAGCGCTGGCAAGGCAGTATCCCGAAACGAACGACCTGGTACATGATTATTGTTACTTCTTTTACTGGTTATGTTTCCTGTTGCCCGGTTTCATCTGCATGGCACAGCCTGCGCTGATGAACAGCCTGGAAAATAACAGGCGTACTTCCTTCCTGGTTGCCCTGCTGTCTATTATAGCCATCAATTACTTCCGCTGGAATGACCGTCAGCCATGGGACGTGCTGGCTAACTGGGAGCATGATCCGCGTACTTATGCGTATATTGCATTAAAGGCTATCTGCGCATGGGCATGGGTGCTGACCGCTATCGGTTATGGCAAAAAATACCTGGATAAGCCGCATCGATCACTCAACTATCTCAACCAGGCAGTTTATCCTTTTTATATCTTACATCAGACAATTATTGTTATCCTTGCATATTATGTTGTGCAGACAACGGATACGATCGGCGCCAAATACCTGTTCATCGTGATAACCACCTTTATCATCTCAATGGGTATTTATCATTTGCTGATAAAACCTTATCCGGTTTGCCGCTTTTTATTCGGCATGAAGCCACTGGCCAAAGCGAAGGAGAAAAAGCAACAGCAGGCAGAGAAAGAAGCAGTAGAAGAGAGCAGCTTATTACCGGTATCATAA
- a CDS encoding sigma-54-dependent transcriptional regulator encodes MTGTVLIIDDEEKLRSLMKRIIALEGFNVLEAGNIKSAQKIIDKEEIDVVLCDVKLPDGSGVDFSKTLKEKYPSIEIILLTAYGNIPDGVQAIKNGAFDYITKGDDNNRIIPLLNRAIEKVQLQKRIEKLERQVGKKYSFDSILGTSRPIRDAIEQANKVAPADTTVLLLGETGTGKEVFAQAIHNNSKRAGKPFVALNCSAFSRELLESELFGYKAGAFTNANRDKKGLIEEANTGTIFLDEIGEMPADLQSKLLRVLETSEFIKVGDTKPTKVNVRIIAATNRDLKEEAEKGHFREDLYYRLNVFAITLPPLRERKKDIPALTEFFVGFFSAKINQRRPQITPAFIEKLQLHEWKGNIRELKNVLERAVILAGGADLSVEHLPLDLQVADKPTTGLSSFDLASVEKLHIIKVLHHTRNNKTEAARLLNIGLATLYRKIEEYGINTQL; translated from the coding sequence ATGACCGGAACTGTCCTTATAATAGACGACGAAGAGAAGCTGCGCAGCCTGATGAAAAGGATTATTGCATTGGAAGGCTTTAATGTACTGGAAGCCGGCAATATTAAAAGTGCGCAGAAAATAATCGACAAAGAAGAAATTGATGTAGTGCTGTGCGATGTGAAACTGCCCGATGGTTCGGGTGTTGACTTCTCTAAAACGCTGAAAGAGAAATACCCCTCTATAGAAATCATCCTGCTGACTGCCTACGGCAATATCCCCGACGGCGTTCAGGCTATTAAGAACGGCGCCTTTGACTATATCACCAAAGGCGATGACAACAACCGCATCATCCCCCTGCTGAACAGGGCGATTGAAAAGGTACAGCTACAGAAACGCATTGAGAAGCTGGAAAGGCAGGTGGGCAAGAAGTACAGTTTTGACAGTATCCTCGGCACCTCCCGCCCTATCCGCGACGCTATAGAGCAGGCCAACAAAGTAGCTCCTGCCGATACTACCGTACTGCTGCTGGGTGAAACCGGTACCGGCAAAGAAGTATTCGCACAGGCTATTCATAATAATAGTAAGCGGGCTGGCAAACCCTTCGTTGCCCTCAACTGCAGCGCCTTTAGCCGGGAACTGCTGGAAAGTGAGCTTTTCGGTTACAAGGCGGGCGCCTTCACCAATGCCAACCGCGATAAAAAGGGCCTCATAGAAGAGGCCAATACCGGCACCATTTTCCTGGACGAAATCGGGGAAATGCCGGCAGATCTTCAGAGCAAGCTGCTCAGGGTCCTGGAAACCAGTGAATTCATCAAAGTAGGCGATACGAAGCCCACCAAGGTCAATGTAAGGATCATTGCGGCTACTAACCGCGACCTGAAAGAAGAGGCCGAAAAAGGGCATTTCCGTGAAGATCTGTACTATCGTCTGAACGTCTTCGCCATTACCCTGCCACCGCTGAGAGAGCGGAAGAAAGACATCCCCGCACTGACAGAATTCTTTGTAGGTTTCTTCTCCGCCAAGATCAATCAGCGCAGGCCACAGATCACGCCTGCCTTCATCGAAAAACTGCAGCTTCATGAATGGAAAGGCAACATCCGCGAACTGAAGAATGTGCTTGAAAGAGCGGTGATCCTTGCAGGAGGCGCCGATCTGTCCGTAGAACATCTCCCCCTCGATCTCCAGGTAGCAGACAAACCGACCACGGGACTTTCATCCTTTGATCTTGCCAGTGTGGAGAAGCTGCATATTATCAAGGTATTACATCATACCAGGAACAATAAAACCGAAGCCGCCCGCCTGCTTAATATCGGCCTGGCCACCCTTTATCGTAAGATCGAAGAATACGGGATCAACACTCAGTTATAA
- a CDS encoding OmpA family protein, with translation MELGDEAFVREEYAVAANLYARLANKKGKRAPLRLLEKTAQCYRETARFAEAGYWYMRMIEHPGCPSSIMAAYGEIQKNLGEYDTARLYLSRFNPANADEVRWKNMAIAGCDSALLWKKDTVATYALENIKELSTVGDDWVSGVVKEGLLLESNGYRKMALTTGSERNPDMDPRVNQPYFKPYLFREYAPGSRANTFLEEILPDLLGKLPFHVGPVCYNNRKDTIYVTLNADNKDMADKKKKGPVNGRRLMSLYWSFRKGDQWSPLAPVTTLNVAGSYTGNAVLNSIGSIIYFVSDRPGSIGKMDIWYSERQANNQWGTPVNCGPVINTRYDETFPTINEQDVLYFSSKGHPGMGGFDVFRAEGSAGTWSQPRNLRSPLNSGADDLGFIMKGNNYEGYFASNRHGGGGGDDIYHFLETHFTEKLTDPDAGKPPVPAPVPDNTTKAPEKTVADNTPRKPVLSPTDSAVVHKLQELRFHYDYNSAILLTESREMLDRVAVVLQQYPHWKLMIRSFADSRGTDEYNIKLSALRCYAVIDYLIKKGVAARRLYYENLGEKELVNPCGNDVPCGETEHRENRRTTLRVVYN, from the coding sequence ATGGAATTGGGGGATGAAGCATTTGTTCGTGAAGAATACGCTGTTGCTGCCAACCTGTATGCGCGGCTGGCCAACAAGAAAGGCAAAAGGGCGCCGCTCAGATTACTGGAAAAGACGGCGCAGTGTTACCGGGAAACGGCCCGGTTTGCAGAAGCGGGGTATTGGTATATGCGTATGATCGAACATCCTGGTTGCCCTTCGTCTATCATGGCTGCATATGGTGAGATACAGAAGAACCTGGGAGAGTATGATACGGCCAGGTTATACCTGTCCCGTTTCAATCCGGCTAATGCAGATGAGGTCCGGTGGAAGAATATGGCCATCGCGGGCTGCGACAGTGCGCTGCTCTGGAAGAAAGATACCGTGGCAACCTATGCGCTGGAAAATATCAAGGAGCTGAGCACTGTAGGCGACGACTGGGTAAGCGGAGTGGTAAAGGAGGGCCTTCTGCTGGAATCCAACGGGTATCGTAAAATGGCGCTGACGACGGGCTCAGAGCGAAATCCTGATATGGACCCAAGGGTAAATCAACCCTACTTCAAACCATATCTTTTCAGGGAATATGCTCCCGGTAGCAGGGCGAATACTTTCCTGGAAGAGATATTGCCTGACCTCCTGGGTAAACTGCCCTTTCATGTGGGGCCTGTCTGCTATAACAACAGGAAGGATACCATCTATGTCACGCTGAATGCAGACAATAAGGACATGGCGGATAAGAAGAAGAAAGGACCAGTGAACGGACGCCGCCTGATGTCGCTTTACTGGTCTTTCAGGAAAGGGGACCAGTGGTCGCCGCTGGCGCCTGTTACAACACTGAATGTTGCGGGTAGCTATACAGGCAATGCCGTATTGAACAGCATAGGCAGCATTATCTATTTTGTATCCGACAGACCGGGCAGTATAGGTAAAATGGATATCTGGTATAGTGAACGCCAGGCCAACAACCAGTGGGGTACACCTGTCAACTGCGGGCCTGTTATCAATACCCGGTACGATGAGACTTTTCCTACTATCAATGAGCAGGATGTACTTTACTTCTCCAGCAAAGGGCATCCCGGCATGGGAGGCTTTGATGTTTTCAGGGCAGAAGGAAGTGCCGGTACATGGAGCCAGCCCCGTAACCTCCGTAGTCCTTTGAACTCCGGCGCAGACGATCTGGGTTTCATTATGAAAGGCAATAACTATGAAGGCTATTTCGCTTCCAATCGCCACGGCGGGGGAGGCGGAGACGATATCTATCATTTCCTGGAAACGCATTTCACCGAAAAACTGACTGATCCTGATGCAGGAAAACCACCTGTGCCGGCGCCAGTTCCTGATAATACCACTAAAGCACCGGAAAAAACGGTTGCCGACAACACTCCCCGCAAACCGGTACTTAGTCCGACAGACAGTGCAGTGGTGCACAAACTGCAGGAGCTCCGTTTTCACTATGACTATAACAGCGCCATTCTACTAACGGAATCGAGAGAAATGCTGGATAGGGTAGCGGTGGTATTACAACAATACCCTCATTGGAAACTGATGATACGTTCTTTTGCGGATAGCCGCGGTACGGACGAGTATAATATCAAGTTGTCGGCCCTGCGTTGTTATGCCGTTATAGATTACCTTATCAAAAAGGGCGTCGCAGCCCGCAGGCTCTATTATGAGAACCTTGGAGAAAAGGAACTGGTCAATCCCTGCGGAAATGATGTGCCTTGCGGAGAGACTGAACACAGGGAGAACAGAAGGACGACACTGCGGGTGGTTTATAACTGA
- a CDS encoding type IX secretion system membrane protein PorP/SprF codes for MCLRKGLYTGLLIMAGLRAGAQQNVQFSQYVFNGLSVNPAYAGYKDAWYLNTIYRKQWTGFPGAPVTGGVSYDGPFRPLRTGAGIGLGVQLMADMVGPQKSYSLYGSYAYRIPLDAEQTRRLSFGLAVGVTQYHLEGNTLAYFDNDDPVFPGGSVNAYTPDARFGIYYSSPSFYAGLSVMDLFSRYTSTKYAWKGFNYQNIRKSQHIYLTTGVMLPLSEHLQLKPSLMIKDDFKGPTNLDVNAMLLIDRVFWIGGSFRTAVPVWKKQLPNGLESLNAASAIVEYYIGGKWRIGYAYDLNINELAGTQGGSHEISIGILFPQKKFSTSSPRYF; via the coding sequence ATGTGCTTAAGAAAAGGATTGTATACGGGATTACTGATCATGGCCGGCTTGCGGGCTGGTGCTCAGCAGAATGTACAATTCAGCCAGTATGTATTTAACGGACTGAGTGTAAATCCTGCTTATGCGGGTTATAAAGACGCCTGGTATCTTAACACCATTTACCGGAAGCAATGGACGGGTTTTCCCGGTGCGCCGGTTACTGGTGGGGTTTCCTATGATGGCCCTTTCCGCCCTCTCAGAACAGGAGCGGGTATCGGACTTGGGGTACAGTTGATGGCAGATATGGTAGGGCCGCAGAAGTCTTATTCCCTTTACGGCTCCTATGCCTACCGCATTCCCCTGGATGCTGAACAGACGCGCCGTTTAAGTTTTGGGCTGGCAGTAGGCGTGACGCAATATCACCTGGAAGGGAATACCCTGGCATACTTTGATAATGACGATCCCGTTTTCCCCGGAGGCAGCGTAAACGCCTATACACCCGATGCGAGGTTTGGCATCTATTACAGCTCGCCTTCATTTTATGCAGGTCTCTCAGTAATGGACCTGTTCAGCAGGTATACCAGTACGAAGTACGCCTGGAAGGGATTTAATTATCAGAATATCCGGAAGTCGCAGCATATCTACCTGACTACAGGTGTCATGCTGCCTTTGTCCGAACACCTGCAGCTGAAACCATCCCTGATGATCAAGGATGATTTTAAGGGACCGACCAACCTGGATGTGAATGCCATGCTGCTGATCGACAGGGTATTCTGGATAGGTGGTTCTTTCCGCACCGCTGTTCCTGTCTGGAAGAAACAATTACCCAATGGCCTGGAGTCGCTGAATGCAGCCAGCGCCATTGTGGAATACTATATTGGAGGAAAATGGCGCATAGGTTATGCGTATGATTTAAATATCAATGAACTCGCGGGAACACAGGGAGGATCGCATGAAATATCAATAGGCATTTTATTCCCGCAGAAGAAGTTCAGTACATCAAGTCCACGTTATTTTTAA